Proteins found in one Gigantopelta aegis isolate Gae_Host chromosome 12, Gae_host_genome, whole genome shotgun sequence genomic segment:
- the LOC121386000 gene encoding extensin-2-like, with protein MQSLLPPLLLLLQSLRPPLPPPCSHCFLPYSSCSHYFLSSSSCSHYVLPSSSCSHYVLPSSSCSHYFLPPPVVTTSSTPLPAVTTSSPPPPAVTTSSPPLSADITSSPPPPAVTTSSPPPPAVTTSSPPPSAVTTYSPPLPPVTTSSPPPSVTTSSPPLPVVTTFSPPLSADTTSSPPTPAVTTSSPPPPAVTTSSPPLPAVTTSSPPLPAVTTSSPPPPAVTTSSPPLPVVSTSSPPLPAVTTSSSPPLPAVTTSSPPLPSVTTSSTPLHAVTTSSPPFPEVTTSSPPSTAVTTSSPPLPVVSTSSPPLPAVTTSSSPPLPAVTTSSPPLPSVTTSSTPLHAVTTSSPPFPEVTTCSPPSTAVTTSSPPLPRVTTSSSRSPAVTTSSPPSCSHYVLPSFSCSHYFLPSSCIYYVLPSSSCSHYVPPSSCSHYVFPSYSCSHYVLPSFSCSHHFLPSSCSHYVFPSSSCSHYFLPSSCSHYVLPSCSHYFFPSSSCSHYVLPSFSCSHYFPPPSAVTTSSPLPAVTTSYPPSPAVITSSPSLPAVTTSSPPPPAITTSSPPLPAVTTSSRSPAVTTSSPPLHAVTTSSLPSPAVTTSSPPPPADTTSSPPLPAVTTSSRSPAVTTSSPPLHAVTTSSLPSPAVTTSSPPPPAVTTSSPPLPAVTTFSPPPPAVTTFSPSLPAVTTSSPPSPAVTTSSPPPSAVTTSSLLFLQSLLPPSSCSHYVLPSSSCSHYVLPSCSHYFLPSSPCSHYVLPSSSCSHYFLPTSCSHYILPLSSCSHYFLPSSSCSHYVLPSSSCSHYVLPSSSCSHDFLPSCSHYFIPSSCSHYILPFSSCSHYFLPSSCNHYSLYCRLYLFFIF; from the coding sequence TGCTAcctcccctcctcctcctcctgcaGTCACTAcgtcctcccctcccccccccatgCAGTCACTGCTTCCTCCCCTACTCCTCCTGCAGTCACTACTTCCTCTCCTCCTCGTCTTGCAGTCACTACGTCCTCCCCTCCTCCTCATGCAGTCACTATGTCCTCCCCTCCTCTTCCTGCAGTCACTACTTCCTCCCTCCTCCTGTAGTCACTACGTCTTCCACTCCTCTTCCTGCAGTCACTACTTCCTCCCCTCCTCCTCCTGCAGTCACTACTTCCTCCCCTCCTCTTTCTGCAGATATTACGTCCTCCCCTCCTCCTCCTGCAGTCACTACGTCCTCCCCTCCTCCTCCTGCAGTCACTACGTCCTCCCCTCCTCCTTCTGCAGTCACTACTTACTCCCCTCCTCTTCCTCCAGTCACTACTTCCTCCCCTCCTCCTTCAGTCACTACGTCTTCCCCTCCTCTTCCTGTAGTCACTACTTTCTCCCCTCCTCTTTCTGCAGATACTACGTCCTCCCCTCCTACTCCTGCAGTCACTACGTCCTCCCCTCCTCCTCCTGCAGTCACTACGTCCTCCCCTCCTCTTCCTGCAGTCACTACGTCCTCCCCTCCTCTTCCTGCAGTCACTACGTCCTCCCCTCCTCCTCCTGCAGTCACTACGTCCTCCCCTCCTCTTCCTGTAGTCAGTACTTCATCCCCTCCTCTTCCTGCAGTCACTACGTCCTCCTCCCCTCCTCTTCCTGCAGTCACTACGTCCTCCCCACCTCTTCCTTCAGTCACTACGTCCTCCACTCCTCTTCATGCAGTCACAACTTCCTCCCCTCCTTTTCCTGAAGTCACTACGTCCTCCCCTCCTTCTACTGCAGTCACTACTTCCTCCCCTCCTCTTCCTGTAGTCAGTACTTCATCCCCTCCTCTTCCTGCAGTCACTACGTCCTCCTCCCCTCCTCTTCCTGCAGTCACTACGTCCTCCCCACCTCTTCCTTCAGTCACTACGTCCTCCACTCCTCTTCATGCAGTCACAACTTCCTCCCCTCCTTTTCCTGAAGTCACTACGTGCTCCCCTCCTTCTACTGCAGTCACTACTTCCTCCCCTCCTCTTCCTAGAGTCACTACGTCCTCCTCTCGTTCTCCTGCAGTCACTACTTCCTCCCCCCCTTCATGCAGTCACTACGTCCTCCCCTCCTTCTCCTGCAGTCACTACTTCCTCCCGTCCTCCTGCATTTACTACGTCCTCCCCTCCTCTTCCTGCAGTCACTACGTTCCCCCCTCCTCCTGCAGTCACTACGTCTTCCCCTCCTATTCCTGCAGTCACTACGTCCTCCCCTCCTTCTCCTGCAGTCACCACTTCCTCCCGTCCTCCTGCAGCCACTACGTCTTTCCATCCTCTTCCTGCAGTCACTACTTCCTCCCCTCCTCCTGCAGTCACTACGTCCTCCCCTCCTGCAGTCACTACTTCTTCCCCTCCTCTTCCTGCAGTCACTACGTCCTCCCCTCCTTCTCCTGCAGTCACTACTTCCCTCCTCCTTCTGCAGTCACTACGTCCTCCCCTCTTCCTGCAGTCACTACTTCCTACCCTCCTTCTCCTGCAGTCATTACATCCTCCCCTTCTCTTCCTGCAGTCACTACGTCCTCCCCTCCTCCTCCTGCAATCACTACTTCCTCCCCTCCTCTTCCTGCAGTCACTACGTCCTCTCGTTCTCCTGCAGTCACTACTTCCTCCCCTCCTCTTCATGCAGTCACTACGTCCTCACTTCCTTCTCCTGCAGTCACTACTTCCTCCCCTCCTCCTCCTGCAGACACTACGTCCTCACCTCCTCTTCCTGCAGTCACTACGTCCTCTCGTTCTCCTGCAGTCACTACTTCCTCCCCTCCTCTTCATGCAGTCACTACGTCCTCACTTCCTTCTCCTGCAGTCACTACTTCCTCCCCTCCTCCTCCTGCAGTCACTACGTCCTCACCTCCTCTTCCTGCAGTCACTACGTTTTCCCCTCCTCCTCCTGCAGTCACTACGTTTTCCCCTTCTCTTCCTGCAGTCACTACGTCCTCCCCTCCTTCTCCTGCAGTCACTACTTCCTCCCCTCCTCCTTCTGCAGTCACTACGTCTTCCCTCCTCTTCCTGCAGTCACTACTTCCTCCCTCCTCCTGCAGTCACTACGTCCTCCCCTCCTCCTCCTGCAGTCACTACGTCCTCCCCTCCTGCAGTCACTACTTCCTCCCCTCCTCCCCCTGCAGTCACTACGTCCTCCCCTCCTCTTCCTGCAGTCACTACTTCCTCCCCACCTCCTGCAGTCATTACATCCTCCCCTTATCTTCCTGCAGTCACTACTTCCTCCCCTCCTCCTCCTGCAGTCACTACGTCCTCCCTTCCTCTTCCTGCAGTCACTACGTCCTACCCTCCTCCTCCTGCAGTCACGACTTCCTCCCCTCCTGCAGTCACTACTTCATCCCCTCCTCATGCAGTCATTACATCCTCCCCTTCTCTTCCTGCAGTCACTACTTTCTCCCCTCCTCATGCAATCACTACTCCCTCTACTGTCGTCTATACCTCTTCTTTATCTTCTGA